A genomic window from Sphingomonas taxi includes:
- a CDS encoding DHA2 family efflux MFS transporter permease subunit produces the protein MHLHLPAAFDPRLYLRPRRRGIASVNAEVRDGIVPAGDDIAQTADHTGGERPTRNYRTVALIIATAMFMENLDATVLATALPTMARDFGVRAPEMSIALTSYLLALAMFIPASGTMADRFGARRVFRAAIGLFVVGSLACGLSPSLEMMVAARFLQGIGGAMMMPVGRLVLLRSVAKRDMVSAMSWLIMPALIGPIVGPPVGGLIVTYLDWRWIFWLNLPIGVAGIVLVGRFIADVREDTPHKFDPLGFLLSGAALGCLLFGFEMASRPGEGRLAATLIATGAVFGLGYWRHARRTEHPILDLSLMRIPTFRLSVLGGSLARITQGAQPFLLPLMMQLAFGLTAAQSGAMTVASAIGSFGMKGVARRILKRFGFRNSLVVMGVAGTAAYACCGLFDPAWPLPAVFAVLVLSGFLMSFQFTAYNTIAYDEIAKDRMSAATSFYSTFQQLMLSLGICIGATALHVSMLWRGADAVAFPDFTFAFWTVTAISLTAIFVNARFDPQAGAELSGRVKS, from the coding sequence ATGCACCTGCACCTTCCCGCCGCTTTTGATCCGCGCCTCTATCTCAGGCCGCGGCGGCGCGGGATCGCCTCGGTCAATGCGGAGGTGCGCGACGGCATCGTCCCCGCCGGCGACGATATCGCGCAGACCGCCGACCACACCGGCGGCGAACGACCGACGCGCAACTACCGCACCGTCGCGCTGATCATCGCCACCGCGATGTTCATGGAGAATCTCGACGCCACCGTGCTCGCCACCGCGCTGCCGACGATGGCGCGGGACTTCGGCGTGCGGGCGCCCGAGATGAGCATCGCGCTCACCTCGTACCTGCTCGCGCTGGCGATGTTCATTCCCGCCTCGGGGACGATGGCGGACCGGTTCGGCGCGCGCCGCGTGTTCCGCGCCGCGATCGGCCTGTTCGTCGTCGGCAGCCTCGCCTGCGGCCTGTCGCCCAGCCTCGAGATGATGGTCGCCGCACGCTTCCTGCAGGGGATCGGCGGCGCGATGATGATGCCGGTCGGGCGACTGGTGCTGCTCCGCTCGGTCGCCAAACGCGACATGGTGTCGGCGATGTCGTGGCTGATCATGCCGGCGCTGATCGGGCCGATCGTCGGCCCGCCGGTCGGCGGGTTAATCGTCACCTATCTCGACTGGCGCTGGATCTTCTGGCTCAACCTGCCGATCGGCGTCGCCGGCATCGTCCTCGTCGGCCGTTTCATCGCCGACGTGCGCGAGGACACGCCGCACAAATTCGATCCGCTCGGCTTCCTGCTGTCGGGCGCGGCGCTCGGCTGCCTGCTGTTCGGGTTTGAAATGGCGAGCCGCCCCGGCGAGGGCCGGTTGGCGGCAACGCTGATCGCCACCGGCGCGGTTTTCGGTCTGGGCTATTGGCGCCACGCCAGGCGCACGGAGCATCCGATCCTCGATCTGTCGCTGATGCGCATCCCGACCTTCCGCCTGTCGGTGCTCGGCGGTTCGCTGGCGCGGATCACGCAGGGCGCGCAGCCGTTCCTGCTGCCGCTGATGATGCAGCTCGCCTTCGGCCTCACCGCCGCGCAGAGCGGCGCGATGACCGTCGCCTCGGCGATCGGCTCGTTCGGGATGAAGGGCGTGGCGCGGCGCATCCTCAAACGCTTCGGCTTCCGCAACAGCCTCGTCGTGATGGGCGTCGCCGGCACCGCTGCTTATGCCTGCTGCGGGCTGTTCGATCCCGCCTGGCCGCTGCCCGCGGTGTTCGCGGTGCTGGTGCTGTCGGGCTTCCTGATGTCGTTCCAGTTCACCGCCTACAACACCATCGCCTATGACGAGATCGCCAAGGACCGGATGAGCGCGGCGACGAGCTTCTATTCGACCTTCCAGCAGCTGATGCTGTCGCTCGGCATCTGCATCGGCGCGACCGCGCTGCACGTCTCGATGCTGTGGCGTGGGGCGGATGCGGTGGCCTTCCCCGACTTCACTTTCGCCTTCTGGACGGTGACGGCGATCTCGCTGACCGCGATCTTCGTCAATGCGCGGTTCGACCCGCAGGCCGGCGCCGAATTGAGCGGCCGGGTGAAAAGCTAG
- a CDS encoding cryptochrome/photolyase family protein yields MTETTLLWLRQDLRLHDQPALVAAAHAGPVIPVYILDDDAPGQWRIGGAQRWWLHHSLDALGKELAAKHSRLILRRGDAVAILRQLLADTGATRIHAIRHYEPWWRKQEDALGDVLDLYDGNRLSRVEDVTTGAGTPFRVFSSFWRALQAQLPPEQPLPVPRTIPAPEHWPESDALADWDLLPTKPDWSTAFAKDWTPGEAEALVKAKDFPDEVAAYDRRRNLPSEEGTSRLSPHLHHGEVSPRTVYHALGHDAAAAAFLRELAWRDFTAGVLLALPDYGSVNGRRKYDALPWRDDAAAKRDLKAWQQGRTGYPIVDAGMRQLWQSGWMHNRVRMITASFLVKHLLVNWREGERWFWDCLIDADYGNNSVNWQWIAGTGVDANMFGRIMAPLGQSEKFEAGDYIREWVPELADLSDETIHDPDAHGVRPDAYPAKIIGHREGRERALAAAKTLG; encoded by the coding sequence ATGACCGAAACGACCCTGCTGTGGCTGCGCCAGGATCTGCGCCTCCACGATCAGCCCGCCCTCGTCGCCGCCGCGCATGCCGGCCCGGTGATCCCCGTCTACATCCTCGACGACGACGCGCCCGGCCAATGGCGGATCGGCGGCGCGCAACGCTGGTGGCTGCATCACAGCCTCGACGCGCTCGGCAAGGAACTCGCCGCCAAGCACAGCCGCCTGATCCTGCGCCGCGGCGACGCCGTCGCGATCCTCAGGCAATTGCTCGCGGACACCGGCGCCACCCGCATCCATGCGATCCGCCATTACGAACCCTGGTGGCGCAAGCAGGAGGATGCGCTTGGCGACGTGCTCGACCTCTACGACGGCAACCGCCTGTCGCGCGTCGAGGACGTCACCACCGGCGCCGGCACGCCGTTCCGCGTCTTCTCCTCCTTCTGGCGCGCGTTGCAGGCGCAATTGCCGCCGGAGCAGCCGCTGCCCGTCCCGCGGACCATCCCGGCCCCCGAGCACTGGCCCGAGAGCGACGCGCTTGCCGACTGGGACCTGCTGCCCACCAAACCCGACTGGTCGACCGCCTTCGCCAAGGACTGGACGCCGGGCGAGGCGGAGGCGCTCGTCAAGGCGAAGGATTTCCCCGACGAGGTCGCCGCCTACGACCGCCGCCGCAATCTGCCGTCCGAAGAGGGGACGTCGCGCCTCTCCCCGCACCTCCACCATGGCGAGGTGTCGCCGCGCACCGTCTATCACGCGCTCGGCCACGATGCCGCGGCGGCGGCCTTCCTGCGCGAACTGGCGTGGCGCGACTTCACGGCAGGCGTGCTGCTCGCGCTCCCCGATTACGGCAGCGTCAACGGCCGCCGCAAATATGATGCGCTGCCGTGGCGCGACGATGCCGCCGCCAAGCGCGATCTGAAGGCGTGGCAGCAGGGCCGCACCGGCTATCCGATCGTCGACGCCGGCATGCGCCAGCTCTGGCAGTCGGGGTGGATGCACAATCGCGTGCGGATGATTACCGCCAGCTTCCTCGTCAAACATCTGCTGGTCAACTGGCGCGAGGGCGAGCGCTGGTTCTGGGACTGCCTGATCGACGCCGACTACGGCAACAATTCGGTCAACTGGCAGTGGATCGCCGGCACCGGCGTCGACGCCAATATGTTCGGCCGGATCATGGCGCCGCTCGGCCAGTCCGAGAAGTTCGAGGCGGGCGATTATATCCGCGAATGGGTGCCGGAACTGGCCGACCTGTCCGACGAGACGATCCACGATCCCGACGCACACGGCGTCCGTCCCGACGCCTATCCCGCCAAGATCATCGGTCACCGCGAAGGCCGCGAGCGCGCGCTCGCCGCGGCCAAGACGCTCGGCTAG